A window of the Leucothrix mucor DSM 2157 genome harbors these coding sequences:
- a CDS encoding radical SAM protein, producing the protein MYPLNYIEPVFRPPSEAHSLILQVTNGCSWNKCTFCDMYTADQKKFRPKPQAEIDQELQAIAATGERVRRVFLADGDAVTLSFRRLKGILESIQKYLPTVQRVSSYCLPRNLSNKTVEELTELRDLGLSLMYVGCESGDDEVLAAIEKGETFESSLQALKKIKQSGMKSSVMILNGMGGQRYSEQHALNSARLMNEAQPDYLATLVVSFPMGMERVQAGFNGQYKPLEQMDLFREIQMMLEALELEKTIFRSDHASNYLVLKGVLNKDKEKLLQIVNQAISLPGSVSLRPEWQRGL; encoded by the coding sequence ATGTACCCACTAAACTACATCGAACCCGTCTTCCGCCCACCCAGCGAAGCGCATTCCCTCATCCTGCAAGTTACTAATGGCTGCTCGTGGAATAAGTGCACGTTCTGCGATATGTACACCGCTGATCAAAAGAAATTTCGCCCCAAGCCACAAGCTGAAATCGACCAAGAGTTACAGGCGATTGCTGCAACGGGCGAACGAGTTCGCCGCGTATTCCTAGCCGATGGCGATGCGGTGACTTTATCCTTCCGACGCTTAAAAGGAATATTGGAGTCCATCCAAAAATACCTGCCAACCGTGCAGCGTGTTTCTTCCTATTGCTTGCCACGCAATCTGAGCAATAAAACTGTTGAAGAGCTCACCGAGCTACGTGATTTGGGTTTGTCGCTCATGTATGTCGGCTGCGAGAGTGGGGATGATGAAGTGCTGGCGGCGATTGAAAAAGGCGAGACCTTTGAAAGCTCGTTACAAGCGTTGAAGAAGATCAAACAAAGTGGCATGAAAAGCTCGGTTATGATTCTCAATGGCATGGGCGGCCAGCGATACAGCGAGCAACATGCGCTGAATTCGGCGCGACTGATGAATGAGGCGCAACCGGATTATTTGGCAACGCTGGTCGTGTCATTTCCAATGGGCATGGAGCGGGTGCAGGCGGGCTTTAATGGTCAGTATAAACCGCTGGAACAAATGGACTTATTCCGTGAAATTCAGATGATGTTGGAAGCTTTGGAGCTGGAGAAAACTATTTTCCGCAGTGATCATGCCTCAAACTATTTAGTACTCAAAGGCGTGTTAAATAAGGATAAAGAGAAGTTGCTGCAGATCGTCAATCAGGCGATTTCTTTGCCAGGTAGTGTGAGCCTGAGACCGGAGTGGCAGCGGGGTTTATAA